The Skermanella pratensis genome has a window encoding:
- a CDS encoding peptidylprolyl isomerase → MATLMGAFLWSGEAFALDPENTLYLDLKDGRVVIELKPDLAPNHVARIKELTRQGFYDGLVFHRVIDGFMAQTGDPKGDGTGGSGQKLKAEFSNYKHVRGTVSMARAQDPNSGDSQFYIMFAPSPHLDRQYTVWGQVVEGMDFVDNIKKGSSMRNGAVSDPDRIVKMQVAADAK, encoded by the coding sequence ATGGCGACCCTGATGGGCGCCTTTCTCTGGAGTGGGGAGGCATTTGCCTTGGATCCTGAAAACACCCTCTATCTCGACCTGAAAGATGGCCGAGTCGTGATCGAGCTGAAGCCCGATCTGGCTCCCAACCACGTCGCGCGGATCAAGGAACTGACCCGCCAAGGATTCTACGACGGCCTCGTGTTCCATCGCGTCATCGACGGCTTCATGGCCCAGACCGGCGACCCGAAGGGCGACGGGACCGGCGGGTCCGGCCAGAAGCTGAAGGCCGAGTTCTCGAACTACAAGCATGTCCGCGGCACCGTCTCCATGGCGCGGGCCCAGGACCCGAACAGCGGCGACAGCCAGTTCTACATCATGTTCGCGCCGTCCCCGCACCTCGACCGGCAGTACACGGTATGGGGCCAGGTGGTCGAGGGCATGGACTTCGTCGACAACATCAAGAAGGGATCGAGCATGCGCAACGGCGCGGTGAGCGATCCCGACCGCATCGTCAAGATGCAGGTCGCCGCCGACGCCAAGTAA
- the xylF gene encoding D-xylose ABC transporter substrate-binding protein: MNAIKHALMGVGAVLVMTASTGAWAQKVVVGVSWSNFQEERWKTDEAAIKARLAELGADYISADAQSSPSKQLADVESLITRGATALIVLAQDNNAIMPAISKATAEGIPVVGYDRLIEAPGVFYLTFDNKEVGRIQAREILNVKPQGNYVFIKGSAADPNADFLHSGQIEVLKPSIDKGDIKVVGEQYTDGWLPENAQRNMEQILTANNNKVDAVVASNDGTAGGAIAALSAQGLQGIPVSGQDADQAALNRVARGLQTVSVWKDSRELGKNAANIAVELAKGTEASQIKGATKWKEGAKGVELDAIFLTPIPITQENLNLVIDAGWVTKAVACQGVDKAKAPGACM; the protein is encoded by the coding sequence ATGAATGCCATCAAGCATGCCCTGATGGGCGTGGGCGCGGTGCTCGTCATGACGGCATCGACCGGGGCGTGGGCTCAGAAGGTCGTCGTCGGGGTGAGTTGGTCCAACTTCCAGGAGGAACGCTGGAAGACCGACGAGGCCGCCATCAAGGCCCGCCTGGCCGAACTGGGCGCCGACTATATCAGCGCCGACGCGCAGAGTTCGCCGTCCAAGCAGCTCGCCGACGTCGAGAGCCTGATCACCCGCGGAGCCACCGCGCTGATCGTGCTGGCCCAGGACAACAACGCCATCATGCCGGCCATCTCCAAGGCTACCGCCGAGGGCATTCCGGTGGTGGGGTATGACCGCCTGATCGAGGCCCCCGGCGTCTTCTACCTGACCTTCGACAACAAGGAGGTCGGACGCATCCAGGCCCGCGAGATCCTGAACGTCAAACCGCAGGGCAACTACGTCTTCATCAAGGGCAGCGCCGCCGACCCCAACGCGGATTTCCTGCATTCCGGCCAGATCGAGGTTCTGAAGCCCTCGATCGACAAGGGCGACATCAAGGTCGTGGGCGAGCAGTACACCGACGGCTGGCTGCCCGAGAACGCCCAGCGGAACATGGAGCAGATCCTGACCGCCAACAACAACAAGGTGGACGCGGTCGTCGCCTCCAACGACGGCACCGCCGGCGGCGCGATCGCGGCGCTCTCCGCCCAAGGCCTGCAAGGCATTCCCGTCTCCGGCCAGGACGCCGACCAAGCGGCGCTGAACCGGGTTGCCCGCGGCCTCCAGACCGTCAGCGTCTGGAAGGACTCGCGCGAACTCGGCAAGAACGCGGCCAACATCGCCGTGGAACTGGCCAAGGGCACCGAGGCCTCGCAGATCAAGGGCGCAACCAAGTGGAAGGAAGGCGCCAAGGGCGTGGAGCTTGACGCGATCTTCCTGACCCCGATCCCGATAACCCAGGAGAATCTCAACCTTGTGATCGATGCCGGCTGGGTGACCAAGGCCGTGGCCTGCCAGGGTGTCGACAAGGCCAAGGCTCCCGGAGCCTGCATGTGA
- a CDS encoding sugar ABC transporter permease, with the protein MTTVVETPGSARPQGARNLIAALEIDTRLLAMAAALAVIWVVLDIMTGGIFLTARNLWNLSVQTSVVGIMATGMVLVIVARHIDLSVGSALGLVGMVMAVLQVEVLPIGTSWTWVVSLVAGLAMGALIGAFQGWWVAYRAVPAFIVTLGGLLIFRGLAWWITEGRTIAPMDPTFQLLGGGLDGSIGAFWSWVVGGLFIAVILFKTVRTRQRRNRFNFPVRPLWAEALILAVSIGLIVAFVMVMNSYYRPRTQVPQGIPIPVLILIVVAVAMSALTKVTKFGRYVFAIGGNPEAAELGGINVRKVTVMIFVLMGVLAAIAGAIQTARLNAGLNSTGSLLELSVIAAAVIGGTSLAGGVGTIAGAILGALIMQSLQSGMILLDISTPMQPVVIGLVLIFAVWLDTVYQKRRR; encoded by the coding sequence ATGACGACTGTCGTTGAAACGCCCGGCTCGGCGCGGCCGCAGGGCGCCCGCAACCTGATCGCCGCCCTGGAGATCGACACCAGGCTGCTGGCCATGGCGGCGGCCCTGGCGGTGATCTGGGTGGTGCTCGACATCATGACGGGCGGCATCTTCCTGACGGCGCGCAACCTGTGGAACCTGTCGGTCCAGACCAGCGTCGTCGGCATCATGGCGACCGGCATGGTCCTGGTGATCGTCGCCCGCCACATCGACCTGTCGGTAGGCTCCGCCCTGGGATTGGTCGGCATGGTGATGGCCGTCCTCCAGGTCGAGGTGCTGCCGATCGGCACCTCCTGGACCTGGGTCGTATCCCTGGTCGCCGGCCTTGCCATGGGTGCCCTGATCGGCGCCTTCCAGGGATGGTGGGTGGCCTACCGCGCCGTCCCCGCCTTCATCGTCACGCTGGGCGGACTGCTGATCTTCCGCGGCCTCGCCTGGTGGATCACCGAGGGCCGGACCATAGCCCCCATGGACCCGACGTTCCAGCTTCTGGGCGGCGGTCTGGACGGCTCGATCGGCGCCTTCTGGAGCTGGGTCGTCGGCGGCCTGTTCATCGCCGTCATACTGTTCAAGACGGTCCGTACGCGCCAGCGGCGCAACCGGTTCAACTTTCCGGTCCGGCCGCTTTGGGCGGAGGCGCTGATCCTGGCGGTCTCCATCGGCCTCATCGTGGCGTTCGTGATGGTGATGAACTCCTACTACCGGCCGCGCACCCAGGTGCCCCAGGGCATTCCGATCCCCGTGCTGATCCTGATCGTCGTGGCGGTCGCCATGTCGGCGCTGACGAAGGTCACCAAGTTCGGCCGCTACGTCTTCGCCATCGGCGGCAATCCCGAGGCCGCCGAGCTGGGCGGCATCAATGTGCGCAAGGTCACGGTGATGATCTTCGTGCTGATGGGCGTGCTCGCGGCGATCGCCGGCGCGATCCAGACCGCGCGGCTCAATGCCGGTCTCAACTCCACCGGCTCGCTGCTGGAACTGTCCGTCATCGCCGCCGCAGTGATCGGAGGAACCTCCCTGGCCGGCGGAGTCGGCACTATCGCGGGCGCGATCCTGGGCGCGCTGATCATGCAGAGCCTGCAGAGCGGAATGATCCTGCTGGACATCTCGACGCCGATGCAGCCGGTCGTGATCGGCCTCGTGCTGATCTTCGCCGTCTGGCTCGACACCGTCTATCAGAAACGCCGTCGCTAG
- a CDS encoding ATP-binding cassette domain-containing protein — translation MTGPVPLVEMRDISIQFGGIKAVDGVTVDLYPGEVVGLLGHNGAGKSTLIKILSGAYQANSGQILINGQPVEIRSPRDAKALGIETIYQTLALADNIDAPGNLFLGRELMTPWGTLDDDAMERATRDVMGRLNPNFRKIKEPVKNLSGGQRQSVAIARALHFNAKILIMDEPTAALGPQETRQVAELIKQLKKEGIGIFLISHDLHDVFDLSDRVTVMKNGKLVGTCHTSDVTKDEVLGMIILGKLPGQQTAQELEGMH, via the coding sequence ATGACAGGACCCGTGCCACTGGTGGAAATGCGCGACATCTCCATCCAGTTCGGCGGCATCAAGGCGGTCGACGGGGTTACCGTGGACCTCTATCCCGGCGAGGTCGTCGGGCTGCTGGGCCACAACGGCGCCGGCAAGTCGACGCTGATCAAGATCCTCTCCGGGGCCTACCAGGCGAACTCCGGCCAGATCCTGATCAACGGCCAGCCGGTGGAGATCCGCAGCCCGCGCGACGCCAAGGCGCTCGGCATCGAGACGATCTATCAGACGCTGGCGCTGGCCGACAATATCGACGCGCCCGGCAACCTGTTCCTCGGCCGCGAGCTGATGACGCCCTGGGGAACGCTGGACGACGACGCGATGGAGCGGGCGACCCGCGACGTCATGGGCAGGCTCAACCCCAATTTCCGCAAGATCAAGGAGCCGGTCAAGAACCTGTCGGGCGGCCAGCGGCAGTCGGTGGCCATCGCCCGCGCCCTGCACTTCAACGCCAAGATCCTGATCATGGACGAGCCGACCGCGGCGCTGGGCCCGCAGGAGACCCGGCAGGTGGCCGAACTGATCAAGCAGTTGAAGAAGGAGGGCATCGGCATCTTCCTCATCAGCCACGACCTTCACGACGTATTCGACCTGTCGGACCGGGTCACCGTCATGAAGAACGGCAAGCTGGTCGGCACCTGCCACACCTCCGACGTCACCAAAGACGAAGTCCTCGGCATGATCATCCTGGGCAAGCTGCCCGGACAGCAGACTGCGCAGGAGCTGGAAGGGATGCACTGA
- a CDS encoding SLC13 family permease, which produces MSALTFQTIVVFALLVGVFIAFIREWVPPDIVALSTAAILLLTGVLDTSEVLAVFSNNAVATVAAMFVLSAALERTGVVEAMGNAAMRVVGRDRMLAFVMLVGLAVVTSAFINNTPVVVILTPVAVRLCLHLGMAPSKLLIPLSFAAIFGGTCTLIGTSTNLLVDGVAQRMGMEAFGIFEITGFGVIMALIGITYLVLVGYRLLPDRETTGELLSNQPQRQYLTEVVVPPGSPVMGMTLKEAKLVNLSNARVIDVVRQDESLRRELDTVVLRAGDRILMKSGMEGVMGLREHAGFAFDPQVDLQEMSTRSTRVVEGIIGPRSGFVDHRLAEFNLRRRYGLYMIAVHRQGINLREKFEEVRLEVGDMVILEGPEDGIRRLVESGDLINLTEPVHNPMRRAKAPIAIGAVLVVVMLAALDIMPIAGLALIAAVGVVLTGCLDRDEAYRSIEWRILFLILGMLTLGAAMEKTGAVELVAGAVVDAVGRNEPLIMLSLVYLLASVLTEIVSNNAVAVLLTPIAIGIAQQLGVDPRPFVVAVMFGASASFATPIGYQTNTFVYGAGDTSTWTSSRSGCR; this is translated from the coding sequence ATGTCCGCCCTCACTTTCCAGACCATCGTGGTGTTCGCGCTGCTCGTCGGCGTATTCATCGCCTTCATCCGCGAGTGGGTGCCGCCGGACATCGTGGCGCTGTCGACGGCCGCCATCCTGCTCCTGACCGGCGTCCTGGACACCAGCGAGGTGCTGGCCGTCTTCAGCAACAATGCGGTCGCGACGGTGGCGGCGATGTTCGTGCTGAGCGCCGCGCTGGAGCGGACCGGCGTCGTGGAGGCTATGGGCAACGCCGCCATGCGGGTGGTGGGGCGCGACCGGATGCTGGCTTTCGTGATGCTGGTCGGGCTGGCCGTGGTCACGTCGGCCTTCATCAACAACACGCCCGTCGTGGTGATCCTGACGCCGGTCGCGGTCCGGCTCTGCCTCCATCTCGGGATGGCGCCCAGCAAGCTGCTGATCCCGCTGTCCTTCGCCGCGATCTTCGGCGGCACCTGCACGCTGATCGGGACCTCGACCAACCTGCTGGTGGACGGGGTTGCCCAGCGCATGGGCATGGAAGCCTTCGGCATCTTCGAGATCACCGGCTTCGGAGTGATCATGGCCTTGATCGGCATCACCTATCTGGTGCTGGTCGGGTACCGCCTGCTGCCGGACCGCGAGACCACGGGCGAGTTGCTGTCCAACCAGCCCCAGCGTCAATACCTGACCGAGGTGGTGGTGCCTCCCGGCAGCCCGGTGATGGGCATGACCCTGAAGGAGGCCAAACTCGTCAACCTTTCCAACGCCCGGGTCATCGACGTGGTGAGGCAGGACGAATCGCTGCGCCGGGAACTGGATACCGTCGTGCTGCGCGCGGGCGACCGCATCCTGATGAAGAGCGGGATGGAAGGCGTGATGGGCCTGCGGGAGCATGCCGGCTTCGCCTTCGATCCGCAGGTCGACCTGCAGGAGATGTCGACGCGGAGCACCCGCGTGGTGGAAGGCATCATCGGCCCACGCTCCGGTTTCGTCGATCATCGGCTTGCGGAATTCAATCTGCGGCGGCGGTACGGCCTCTACATGATTGCGGTACACCGGCAAGGCATCAATCTGCGAGAGAAGTTCGAGGAGGTTCGCCTCGAAGTCGGCGACATGGTGATCCTGGAAGGGCCGGAGGACGGCATCCGGCGCCTGGTCGAGTCGGGCGACCTGATCAACCTGACGGAACCGGTCCACAACCCGATGCGCCGTGCCAAGGCGCCCATCGCGATCGGCGCGGTCCTGGTCGTGGTCATGCTGGCGGCCTTGGACATCATGCCGATCGCGGGTCTGGCGCTGATCGCTGCGGTCGGCGTCGTGCTCACCGGCTGCCTCGACCGGGACGAGGCCTACCGCTCGATCGAGTGGCGAATCCTGTTCCTGATCCTGGGCATGCTGACCCTCGGCGCCGCCATGGAGAAGACGGGGGCGGTCGAACTGGTGGCGGGAGCCGTGGTCGACGCGGTCGGCCGCAACGAGCCCCTGATCATGCTTTCGCTGGTCTATCTCCTGGCTTCCGTCCTGACGGAGATCGTCAGCAACAACGCCGTCGCCGTGCTGCTGACGCCGATCGCCATCGGGATCGCGCAGCAGCTCGGCGTCGATCCGAGGCCCTTCGTGGTCGCCGTGATGTTCGGCGCCTCGGCGAGCTTCGCGACCCCGATCGGCTATCAGACGAACACGTTCGTCTATGGCGCGGGGGATACAAGTACATGGACTTCGTCAAGGTCGGGCTGCCGCTAA
- the tatA gene encoding twin-arginine translocase TatA/TatE family subunit: MGSFSLFHWIIVLAAVMLLFGTKRIPQAMGDIARGMKQFRNGLREDESPEVQATAASRPAELPRDTVSRT; encoded by the coding sequence ATGGGTTCCTTCAGCCTCTTCCACTGGATCATCGTTCTGGCGGCCGTGATGCTGCTGTTCGGCACCAAGCGGATTCCCCAGGCGATGGGCGACATCGCCCGCGGCATGAAGCAGTTCCGGAACGGCCTTCGGGAGGATGAATCCCCGGAAGTCCAGGCGACCGCCGCCAGCCGCCCCGCAGAACTGCCCCGCGATACCGTTTCGCGCACCTGA
- a CDS encoding SPOR domain-containing protein codes for MNFKSTAMAVGLVLTFAAGAWVSTVMLAPPPRTTTVTVEPSPAPSRPAVPASPPPTAQSAAEPPPASILPPMPPAAPASPEPAQMQDEALPVQDEALPDAREIDPAPEPPQPPETATEPQESDQSPPARMAAETVPASPPTSSSSAPPEPTPAEPAPAETAPTGAAAEPPVAALPPPAPEAKPDPAPEASPEKAEAASEPAMDPAIMALSDLVAKPREAMPTPPAPTPRPAPAASPPPAPERPADIASGRYYTIQVGSFQDPANAASLARELSGKGWDAFVSDWTNGAGKTWKVVRVGRYGTEKEASDASAELRSAANLRGNVIRVR; via the coding sequence ATGAACTTCAAATCCACCGCCATGGCCGTGGGACTGGTACTGACCTTCGCAGCCGGAGCCTGGGTCAGCACGGTGATGCTGGCTCCTCCGCCGCGCACCACCACGGTAACCGTCGAGCCGTCACCGGCCCCGTCCCGCCCCGCCGTGCCCGCATCTCCTCCCCCGACCGCGCAGAGCGCCGCCGAACCGCCACCCGCGTCGATCCTTCCGCCGATGCCACCGGCAGCGCCAGCTTCACCGGAACCGGCCCAGATGCAGGATGAGGCACTGCCGGTGCAGGATGAGGCACTGCCGGATGCCCGGGAGATCGACCCCGCTCCGGAACCGCCCCAGCCCCCCGAGACCGCAACGGAGCCGCAGGAATCCGACCAGTCCCCTCCGGCCCGGATGGCGGCGGAGACTGTTCCCGCATCGCCGCCCACCTCCTCGTCGTCCGCCCCGCCCGAGCCTACTCCCGCCGAACCGGCCCCGGCCGAGACGGCGCCTACGGGGGCCGCTGCGGAGCCGCCGGTCGCGGCGCTGCCTCCCCCCGCGCCGGAAGCAAAGCCTGATCCGGCTCCTGAAGCATCGCCCGAGAAGGCGGAAGCTGCCTCCGAGCCGGCCATGGATCCCGCGATCATGGCGCTCAGCGACCTGGTGGCCAAGCCGCGCGAGGCCATGCCCACCCCTCCTGCGCCCACGCCCAGGCCGGCCCCTGCCGCCTCGCCCCCGCCCGCCCCGGAACGGCCTGCGGACATCGCCTCCGGCCGTTACTACACGATCCAGGTCGGCAGCTTCCAGGATCCGGCGAACGCCGCCAGCCTCGCGCGCGAGCTTTCGGGAAAGGGCTGGGACGCTTTCGTCTCGGACTGGACCAACGGCGCGGGCAAGACCTGGAAGGTGGTCCGGGTCGGCCGCTACGGCACGGAGAAGGAGGCGTCCGACGCCTCCGCGGAACTCCGCAGTGCGGCAAATCTTCGCGGTAATGTCATCAGAGTCCGATAA
- a CDS encoding response regulator transcription factor, with amino-acid sequence MSQSILIADDEPSILLSLQFLLQKAGFEVRLARNGEEVIQAVEQSVPDLILLDTMMPKRDGFDVCQTIRANPAWQGLPIVMLTAKSRDVERQKGMALGATDYITKPFSTRDLVETVRKHLAAA; translated from the coding sequence ATGAGCCAATCCATCCTGATCGCCGACGACGAGCCGAGCATCCTGCTCTCGCTCCAGTTCCTGCTCCAGAAGGCCGGCTTCGAAGTCCGCCTCGCCAGGAACGGCGAGGAGGTCATCCAGGCGGTCGAGCAGTCGGTTCCGGACCTGATCCTGCTCGACACCATGATGCCCAAGCGCGACGGTTTCGACGTCTGCCAGACCATACGGGCCAATCCCGCCTGGCAGGGGCTGCCCATCGTCATGCTGACGGCCAAGAGCCGCGACGTGGAGCGGCAGAAGGGGATGGCGCTCGGGGCGACGGATTATATCACCAAGCCGTTCTCCACCCGCGACCTCGTCGAGACGGTGCGCAAGCACCTCGCCGCCGCCTGA
- a CDS encoding 3'-5' exonuclease — translation MDGRRRLAFLFASVGAVAAVLMILLPMALANAGGSGDPLVTQAVAGVAIALAAVFALWRIVDGSILRSLTALAGEARVIGHGTVAARVPPERYAALAPLPQAINELGEKLAAARSDIDEAVASSTAVVQEQKSRLSTLLRDLHEGVLVCNQQHQILLYNQAALTLLHLTGDLGLGRNLLQVVTRAPVLHTLERLTLRVKDGRHHSHSMGVTAEFVAATTDGRYLLQGRMSLILKEEDVITGYVVTFDDVTAELAALGKRDAVLRAATEGFRPPVANLRAAAETLSDNPDLDRESRRAFEQVILEECAALANRLESVTGDYRSIITGAWPMSDIHSGNLINLVIARVVAAGGPNITLTGLPQWLHGDSYSLVVLLDHLVGRLGEVTGAKNFDLSAETGGSWVFVDISWSGTPVASSLVDSWMEQPLPDALGGLTVTDVLQHHRSELWCDAPRPGLARMRVPLPPTEQLHGHADRAPPSARPEFFDFSLLHQPIATAELGRTPLDKLTFVVFDTETTGLRPSDGDEIIQIAGVRIVNGRILTGETFSQLVDPGRPIPPETIRFHGVTDDMVRGKPRASVVLPQFHLFVSGAVLVAHNAAFDLKFLKMKEKVSGVRFDHPVLDTMLLSRQLQGPDADHTLDGIAKRMGIQVVDRHTALGDSLLTAAIFLRFVDMLREQNVITLDDAIRSANILVELHARERAF, via the coding sequence ATGGACGGACGCCGCAGACTGGCCTTCCTGTTCGCGTCGGTCGGCGCGGTGGCTGCCGTTCTGATGATCCTTCTGCCGATGGCGCTCGCGAACGCCGGTGGGAGCGGAGACCCCCTGGTGACCCAGGCCGTCGCCGGGGTAGCCATCGCCTTGGCCGCCGTTTTCGCGCTGTGGCGGATCGTGGACGGAAGCATCCTGCGGTCCCTGACGGCGCTGGCCGGCGAGGCCCGCGTGATCGGTCACGGCACCGTCGCGGCCCGGGTTCCGCCGGAGCGGTACGCGGCGCTGGCGCCCCTGCCGCAGGCGATCAACGAACTGGGAGAAAAGCTGGCCGCGGCCCGGTCCGACATCGACGAGGCGGTCGCCTCCTCGACCGCCGTGGTCCAGGAACAGAAGAGCCGGCTTTCCACCCTGTTGCGCGACCTGCACGAGGGCGTTCTGGTGTGCAACCAGCAGCACCAGATCCTGCTCTACAACCAGGCCGCCCTTACCCTGCTCCACCTGACCGGCGACCTGGGCCTCGGCCGGAACCTGCTCCAGGTGGTGACCCGGGCGCCCGTGCTCCACACGCTGGAGCGGCTGACCCTGCGGGTCAAGGACGGGCGCCACCACAGCCACTCCATGGGCGTCACGGCCGAGTTCGTCGCCGCGACGACCGATGGACGCTACCTGCTCCAGGGACGCATGAGCCTGATCCTCAAGGAGGAGGACGTCATAACCGGCTATGTGGTCACCTTCGACGACGTCACCGCCGAACTCGCGGCTCTGGGCAAGCGCGATGCGGTCCTTCGCGCCGCGACCGAGGGTTTCCGGCCGCCGGTCGCCAACCTGCGGGCCGCGGCCGAGACCTTGTCGGACAATCCGGACCTCGACAGGGAATCGCGCCGGGCCTTCGAACAGGTGATCCTGGAAGAATGCGCGGCCCTGGCCAACCGCCTGGAAAGCGTCACCGGCGACTACCGCAGCATCATCACCGGCGCTTGGCCCATGAGCGACATCCACTCGGGCAACCTGATCAACCTGGTGATCGCCCGGGTCGTCGCCGCCGGCGGGCCGAACATCACGCTGACCGGGCTGCCGCAGTGGCTGCACGGCGACAGCTACAGCCTCGTCGTGCTGCTCGACCATCTGGTGGGCCGGCTGGGCGAAGTCACCGGCGCCAAGAACTTCGATCTCTCGGCGGAGACCGGTGGATCCTGGGTCTTCGTCGACATCTCGTGGAGCGGCACGCCGGTCGCCTCGTCCCTGGTGGACAGCTGGATGGAACAGCCTCTGCCCGACGCGCTGGGCGGCCTGACCGTCACCGACGTCCTCCAGCATCACCGGAGCGAGCTGTGGTGCGACGCGCCCCGTCCGGGACTGGCGCGCATGCGCGTGCCGCTGCCGCCGACCGAGCAGCTCCATGGCCACGCGGACCGGGCGCCGCCCTCGGCGCGGCCGGAATTCTTCGACTTCTCCCTGCTGCACCAGCCGATCGCCACGGCCGAGCTGGGCCGGACGCCCCTCGACAAACTGACCTTCGTCGTTTTTGATACCGAAACGACCGGCCTTCGCCCGTCGGACGGGGACGAGATCATCCAGATCGCCGGCGTGCGGATCGTCAACGGGCGCATCCTCACCGGAGAGACCTTCAGCCAGCTCGTCGATCCCGGCCGGCCGATCCCGCCGGAGACCATCCGGTTCCACGGCGTCACCGACGACATGGTGCGCGGCAAGCCCCGGGCCTCTGTGGTACTGCCGCAGTTCCACCTGTTCGTGTCGGGCGCCGTGCTGGTCGCCCACAATGCCGCCTTCGACCTCAAGTTCCTCAAGATGAAGGAAAAGGTCAGCGGGGTCCGGTTCGACCACCCCGTGCTCGACACGATGCTGCTGTCGCGCCAGCTCCAGGGGCCGGACGCCGACCACACGCTGGACGGCATCGCCAAGCGGATGGGCATCCAGGTGGTCGACCGCCACACCGCCCTGGGCGACAGCCTGCTGACCGCAGCGATCTTCCTGCGGTTCGTCGACATGCTGCGGGAGCAGAATGTCATCACCCTCGACGACGCGATCCGAAGCGCCAACATCCTGGTCGAACTGCACGCGCGGGAGCGGGCGTTTTGA